In the genome of Fervidobacterium gondwanense DSM 13020, one region contains:
- a CDS encoding ABC transporter ATP-binding protein, translating to MSGLAIRAAGLVKKFGDFTAVDGVNLQVKHGEIFGFLGPNGAGKTTTIKMLTGTLKPTSGKVEILGLDMKDYDVEIKRRIGIVPDEPKIYEHLKGYEFLDFIIAIYRLDKKQLEERIDELCGAFGVDYLSKLVGEMSHGMKQKLMLISVLMRKPEVLFLDEPTVGLDAKSARILKELLRKYASEGMTIFMTTHILEIAEKMCDRVAIINKGQVIAESSVAELKESYGKSLEDIFLSLTATDDIQEIVENL from the coding sequence ATGTCCGGGTTAGCAATACGTGCTGCTGGTCTTGTAAAAAAGTTCGGGGATTTCACCGCTGTAGATGGTGTAAATCTTCAGGTCAAACATGGCGAGATATTTGGTTTCCTTGGTCCTAATGGTGCAGGTAAGACAACTACTATAAAGATGCTCACTGGAACACTCAAGCCAACAAGTGGTAAAGTGGAAATACTTGGACTTGATATGAAGGATTATGATGTTGAGATAAAGCGGAGAATCGGTATTGTGCCAGATGAACCGAAGATTTACGAACATCTCAAAGGATACGAGTTCCTTGATTTCATAATTGCGATATATCGATTAGACAAAAAGCAGCTCGAAGAAAGGATAGATGAGCTATGCGGTGCGTTCGGGGTAGATTATCTTTCAAAACTTGTCGGCGAAATGTCGCACGGTATGAAGCAAAAACTCATGCTCATCTCTGTTTTGATGAGAAAACCAGAAGTGCTGTTTTTAGATGAACCAACTGTAGGTCTTGACGCAAAGAGTGCTCGAATACTTAAAGAACTGCTTAGAAAATACGCGAGTGAAGGAATGACAATCTTCATGACAACACACATACTTGAAATAGCCGAAAAGATGTGCGATAGAGTTGCGATAATAAACAAAGGGCAAGTAATCGCCGAAAGTTCTGTCGCGGAACTGAAAGAGAGCTACGGCAAGTCATTGGAAGATATCTTCCTATCGCTCACCGCCACTGACGATATACAAGAAATTGTTGAAAACCTCTGA